In Arachis hypogaea cultivar Tifrunner chromosome 17, arahy.Tifrunner.gnm2.J5K5, whole genome shotgun sequence, a single window of DNA contains:
- the LOC112763308 gene encoding uncharacterized protein, with amino-acid sequence MNVITLRSGTKLDKNVAMPTKLSEETNNEEVGDEVEVRRDKNESVDKSEEEPSKVKEPKRKTFLGEPLLIPFPTLAKKNKKQEELDPAMVEVFKKVEVTVPLFQAIQQVPKYAKFLKDVYTHKDKLGNLNKMPVDDSISSLLPEKCNDPGPCLVTCLIGGMKFMDYMCDLGASVSIMPLPIYERLNLSPLKRSGARFVLAYKSIVSVVGIAENVLVNIQGLFFLVDFQISETPPIDSNKPSSILLGRPFLKTARFKLDAHSGVYSFELDGKLVQFTLEESNKPVLEAYSIFGCDIIEDQVIEDGKEQEEEDVAKKSNSKDHTQPKNAKELEIFLLGEVSK; translated from the coding sequence ATGAATGTCATTACCCTTAGGAGCGGCACTAAACTGGATAAGAATGTTGCTATGCCTACAAAGTTGAGTGAGGAGACAAACAACGAAGAAGTAGGAGATGAAGTGGAGGTGAGGAGGGATAAAAATGAAAGTGTTGACAAAAGCGAGGAAGAACCATCCAAGGTGAAAGAGCCCAAGAGAAAGACTTTTCTTGGAGAGCCCTTGCTCATTCCATTCCCAACTTTAGCCAAGAAGAACAAGAAACAAGAAGAGCTTGACCCCGCTATGGTGGAAGTTTTTAAGAAGGTTGAAGTCACCGTCCCCCTCTTCCAAGCCATTCAACAAGTACCCAAATATGCCAAGTTCCTTAAAGATGTTTACACTCACAAAGACAAACTTGGCAACCTTAACAAAATGCCGGTAGATGATTCTATCTCTTCTTTACTTCCTGAAAAATGTAATGATCCCGGCCCATGTTTGGTCACTTGCTTGATTGGTGGGATGAAATTCATGGACTATATGTGTGATCTGGGGGCGTCCGTAAGCATTATGCCACTCCCCATCTATGAAAGATTGAATTTGTCACCCCTAAAGAGGTCCGGGGCGAGGTTTGTGCTAGCCTATAAAAGTATTGTGTCAGTTGTGGGGATTGCAGAGAATGTGCTAGTTAATATTCAAGGATTGTTCTTTTTAGTTGATTTTCAAATTTCGGAGACCCCTCCCATTGACTCTAACAAGCCATCATCCATACTccttggaaggccattcttaaAGACGGCCCGATTCAAGCTAGATGCACATTCGGGAGTCTATTCTTTCGAGTTGGATGGCAAGTTAGTCCAGTTCACTTTGGAGGAGTCCAACAAGCCCGTTCTTGAAGCTTATTCTATTTTTGGGTGTGACATCATTGAAGATCAAGTGATTGAGGATGGCAAGGAGCAAGAAGAAGAGGATGTTGCCaagaagtcaaattcaaaggatcaCACTCAACCCAAGAATGCCAAGGAGTTGGAGATTTTCCTCCTTGGTGAAGTTTCCAAGTGA